One window from the genome of Thalassospira xiamenensis M-5 = DSM 17429 encodes:
- a CDS encoding group III truncated hemoglobin has product MSDQPTLAEIKERREIATRKIREETGIDHQMIKDIVHGFYAKVHDDAMLGPVFAEKITDWDHHLERMCMFWASVALASGAYDGRPMQKHLTLRIDRTHFDRWLELFAETLAEHCETAAARHFMERALRIASSFEIGIAAHNGVILGKGERYDPVSAWSPK; this is encoded by the coding sequence ATGTCAGATCAACCGACCCTTGCCGAAATCAAAGAACGGCGTGAAATCGCGACCCGCAAAATCCGCGAAGAAACCGGTATTGATCACCAAATGATCAAAGATATCGTGCATGGCTTTTATGCCAAGGTACACGACGACGCGATGCTGGGCCCGGTATTTGCCGAGAAGATCACGGATTGGGATCACCATTTGGAACGGATGTGCATGTTTTGGGCATCTGTGGCACTTGCCAGTGGTGCCTATGACGGTCGCCCGATGCAAAAGCACCTGACACTCAGGATCGACCGCACCCATTTTGATCGCTGGCTTGAATTATTTGCCGAAACACTGGCAGAGCATTGCGAAACAGCTGCCGCACGTCACTTCATGGAACGCGCCCTTCGGATTGCATCCAGTTTCGAAATCGGGATTGCTGCGCATAACGGCGTCATTCTGGGTAAAGGCGAACGTTACGATCCGGTTTCGGCATGGTCCCCGAAATAG
- a CDS encoding cupin domain-containing protein: protein MSQKVGDRLKAVRTMYGLSQRELARRAGVTNSTISTIEQNRVSPSVDSLAKVLAGIPMSLINFFTIDLENGEEIFFRKEDLVELSDGTMSMRLVGATRKDRNLRVLHEIYPPGGDTGDNLIVQKGEEAGVVVRGKLEVTVGERVQVLGPGDAYYFNAEIPHRFRNAGDIECEVVSAATPPSY from the coding sequence ATGTCACAAAAGGTTGGGGATCGCCTGAAAGCAGTACGTACCATGTACGGGCTATCCCAGCGTGAACTGGCGCGCCGCGCCGGTGTCACCAACAGCACGATATCGACGATTGAACAGAACCGGGTCAGCCCGTCGGTCGACAGTCTGGCCAAGGTTCTGGCAGGCATCCCTATGAGCCTGATCAACTTCTTTACGATTGATCTGGAAAACGGCGAGGAGATTTTCTTTCGCAAGGAAGACCTCGTCGAGCTTTCCGATGGCACCATGTCGATGCGTCTTGTCGGCGCAACACGCAAGGACCGCAATCTGCGCGTCCTTCATGAAATTTATCCGCCCGGCGGCGATACCGGCGACAATCTGATCGTCCAGAAGGGTGAGGAGGCCGGTGTTGTCGTCCGTGGCAAGCTTGAGGTCACGGTGGGCGAACGGGTTCAGGTTCTTGGGCCAGGTGACGCCTATTACTTTAATGCGGAAATCCCGCACCGGTTTCGTAACGCGGGCGACATTGAATGCGAAGTTGTCAGTGCCGCGACACCACCGTCATACTGA
- a CDS encoding NAD(P)/FAD-dependent oxidoreductase: MFTPSFLTANDKSGAYPSSYYAATANKTEHFVELDGDQVCDVVVVGGGFTGLSAALHLAERGYSVVLLEAHRVGWGASGRNGGQVGSGQRREQDDLEKMVGRDDARKLWDIAEQSKDIVKSLITKHDIKCDWKPGILHADHRERFVAGTHEYTEKLRTEYGYDAIRAVDRDEIRDMLGSEFYYGGSLDMGAGHLHPLNFALGLADAARAAGARIFENATVNGYDNDEKVIVKTASGHRVTADMMVLGCNGYLDGLEDRVARRVMPINNFVIATEPLGDDLARELIRDDVAVADSKFVINYYRLSADKRMLFGGGETYSYHFPKDIKSFVAPHMLEVYPQLKDVKIDYGWGGTLAITMNRMPFFRKVEDRVYTATGYSGHGVAMATLAGQIMADAISGTMDRFDVMSNIKIPSFPGGKALRYPFLVLAMTWYSIRDRL, encoded by the coding sequence GTGTTTACCCCAAGCTTCCTGACCGCAAATGACAAGTCCGGTGCATATCCGTCGTCCTATTACGCCGCGACGGCAAACAAGACCGAACACTTTGTCGAACTGGATGGGGATCAGGTTTGCGATGTTGTTGTTGTCGGCGGCGGGTTTACCGGACTGTCCGCGGCACTTCATCTGGCGGAACGCGGATATAGTGTTGTGTTGCTTGAAGCGCATCGGGTTGGTTGGGGTGCATCAGGGCGCAATGGCGGGCAGGTCGGTTCGGGACAGCGCCGCGAGCAGGACGACCTTGAAAAGATGGTCGGTCGCGACGATGCCAGAAAGCTATGGGATATTGCGGAGCAATCCAAGGATATCGTCAAAAGCCTGATTACCAAGCATGACATCAAATGCGACTGGAAACCGGGCATTCTGCATGCCGATCATCGCGAACGATTTGTGGCAGGCACGCACGAATATACCGAAAAACTCCGGACCGAATATGGCTATGACGCGATCCGTGCCGTTGACCGGGATGAAATCCGCGACATGCTGGGGTCGGAATTTTATTATGGCGGGTCGCTTGATATGGGGGCGGGGCATCTTCATCCGCTGAATTTCGCGCTTGGACTTGCGGATGCGGCACGTGCCGCCGGGGCGCGGATTTTTGAAAACGCGACGGTTAATGGCTATGACAATGACGAAAAGGTTATTGTCAAAACGGCATCAGGGCATCGGGTGACGGCGGATATGATGGTGCTGGGCTGCAACGGGTATCTTGACGGGCTGGAAGACCGGGTTGCCAGACGGGTGATGCCGATCAACAATTTCGTTATTGCGACCGAGCCATTGGGCGATGATCTGGCGCGTGAACTGATCCGCGATGATGTGGCGGTGGCGGATTCAAAATTCGTGATCAATTATTATCGCCTGTCGGCTGATAAACGCATGTTGTTTGGCGGTGGCGAGACATACAGCTATCACTTCCCCAAGGATATAAAATCCTTTGTTGCGCCGCATATGCTGGAAGTCTATCCGCAGCTTAAGGATGTGAAAATCGATTATGGCTGGGGCGGGACATTGGCGATTACGATGAATCGCATGCCGTTTTTCCGCAAGGTAGAGGACCGCGTCTATACCGCGACGGGCTATTCCGGGCATGGGGTTGCCATGGCGACACTGGCCGGGCAGATCATGGCCGATGCGATATCGGGCACGATGGACCGGTTTGATGTGATGTCAAACATCAAAATTCCAAGTTTCCCGGGCGGCAAGGCGTTGCGCTATCCGTTTTTGGTTCTTGCCATGACCTGGTATTCAATCCGCGACAGACTGTAA
- a CDS encoding cysteine hydrolase family protein yields the protein MWSWIGVSAVIILALITYTIYGHKRHLSPTKGKKIDLSQRPNSALLIIDLQEDFTLATGKNAYEPAAVEKTISAINELVEIANKTGQSVISVRQIFKGWYINLLVSLFNNGRGSPKSPGLDLDARLNGDIDHDITKARADAFSAPELERVLERQKVGKLHIVGLDGNYCVQATMQAAINRGYDVSFTDAGILAVNPGIWQKTKARLAASGAKSTITQAPAKAS from the coding sequence ATGTGGTCTTGGATTGGCGTCAGCGCAGTCATCATTCTAGCCCTGATTACCTATACGATTTATGGCCACAAACGTCATCTCAGCCCGACAAAGGGTAAGAAAATCGATCTTTCTCAACGCCCAAACAGCGCGCTTCTAATCATTGATCTGCAAGAAGACTTTACGCTGGCCACCGGCAAAAACGCCTATGAACCTGCCGCGGTCGAAAAAACGATTTCCGCGATCAATGAACTTGTTGAAATTGCCAACAAAACCGGTCAATCGGTGATCTCTGTCCGTCAGATATTCAAAGGCTGGTACATCAATCTTCTGGTTAGTCTGTTCAATAATGGGCGCGGTAGCCCGAAATCACCGGGCCTTGATCTTGATGCCCGCCTGAACGGCGATATCGATCATGACATTACCAAAGCCCGCGCCGATGCCTTCAGCGCGCCTGAACTTGAACGCGTTCTTGAACGCCAGAAAGTCGGCAAGCTGCACATCGTCGGTCTGGATGGAAATTACTGCGTCCAAGCAACAATGCAGGCCGCAATCAACCGCGGATATGATGTTTCATTCACCGATGCCGGTATTTTGGCGGTCAATCCCGGCATTTGGCAAAAAACCAAGGCCCGCCTCGCGGCGAGTGGTGCCAAAAGCACCATCACACAAGCCCCCGCCAAGGCATCCTGA
- a CDS encoding L-serine ammonia-lyase, iron-sulfur-dependent, subunit alpha, with product MQEISLLNSVIGPVMRGPSSSHWAAPYMMAKVARELSCSNGEVLKKAIVRFDPRGSFAPVYQAQSSDENFAAGFAGAALTDTDYRDILPRVTRGEGFLFAVEIVELENNNHPNRVDLELTVTERNGADRADLYAGASVGGGMYYIDAMNGEPVFLTGKTASVFVWCPDIGARSDDIAAGLALNGNKLLGISVDPDHDRCEIALQALPDTTLIASLRDQDGIKDVRFAAASQYPVCATDDLFSTSDAVIAVAEQQGGSLAEAGLVLEARRLGLSRDATRALFRERCELMLRVVAEGFDAKPEDNVMRFLTLRARKVRDANLPAGLGGAVLQDAIAGALSAMERDSNRGLVCAAPTAGSAGVVPGTLYGLIRHGIDLDGATDALQVMALVGAVFAARGTFAAECGGCSVETGASAAMAAAGVAQAFGGTPVQCFDAASMCLMNTLGLVCDPVGGDVEIPCHARNVAGVSHAFSSAMAVMAGFDAVLGYDELVDQTVKIGAMMHPDLRCTARGGCAATKTALRMVEAVTQAR from the coding sequence ATGCAAGAAATTAGTCTGCTTAACTCCGTTATTGGCCCCGTGATGCGCGGTCCATCAAGTTCCCATTGGGCAGCACCTTATATGATGGCGAAGGTCGCGCGCGAATTATCGTGCAGCAATGGCGAGGTTTTGAAAAAGGCGATTGTCCGTTTCGATCCGCGCGGGTCGTTTGCGCCCGTGTATCAGGCACAAAGTTCGGATGAAAATTTTGCCGCCGGTTTTGCCGGGGCGGCGCTGACGGATACAGATTACCGTGACATTTTACCGCGTGTGACGCGGGGCGAGGGATTTCTCTTCGCGGTCGAAATCGTCGAACTTGAAAACAACAACCATCCCAATCGTGTTGACCTTGAACTGACCGTAACCGAGCGGAATGGCGCGGATCGTGCCGATCTGTATGCCGGTGCATCGGTTGGTGGCGGGATGTATTACATCGATGCGATGAATGGCGAACCGGTCTTTCTGACTGGCAAAACCGCAAGTGTGTTTGTCTGGTGCCCTGATATCGGTGCGCGGTCGGATGATATTGCGGCCGGGCTTGCTTTGAATGGCAACAAGTTGCTCGGAATATCGGTCGATCCGGATCATGATCGCTGCGAAATTGCCCTGCAGGCCTTGCCTGATACAACGTTGATAGCCTCTTTGCGTGATCAGGACGGTATCAAAGACGTTCGTTTCGCTGCTGCCTCGCAATATCCGGTGTGTGCCACTGATGATCTGTTTTCGACCAGCGATGCGGTCATCGCGGTGGCCGAGCAACAGGGCGGATCACTTGCCGAGGCGGGCCTGGTTCTGGAAGCAAGGCGCCTTGGTCTTTCACGTGATGCAACGCGCGCGCTTTTTCGTGAACGGTGCGAATTGATGTTGCGTGTGGTGGCCGAAGGGTTCGATGCCAAGCCCGAAGACAATGTGATGCGGTTTTTAACCCTGCGTGCGCGCAAGGTTCGCGATGCCAATCTGCCCGCAGGGCTGGGCGGGGCGGTTTTGCAGGATGCGATTGCAGGCGCGCTTTCGGCGATGGAACGGGATTCCAATCGCGGACTGGTCTGTGCTGCACCAACGGCAGGCAGTGCTGGTGTGGTTCCGGGCACACTGTATGGCCTTATCCGGCATGGCATTGATCTGGATGGAGCGACCGATGCGTTGCAGGTGATGGCGCTGGTGGGTGCCGTGTTTGCCGCGCGCGGAACCTTTGCCGCCGAATGCGGTGGTTGTTCGGTGGAAACCGGTGCGTCGGCGGCAATGGCGGCCGCGGGTGTGGCGCAGGCATTTGGCGGAACACCTGTACAATGTTTTGACGCTGCCAGCATGTGTTTGATGAATACGCTGGGCCTTGTCTGTGATCCGGTGGGCGGGGATGTTGAAATCCCGTGCCATGCGCGCAATGTTGCCGGGGTGTCGCACGCATTTTCATCGGCAATGGCGGTTATGGCCGGGTTTGATGCGGTGTTGGGATATGACGAGTTGGTCGATCAGACGGTTAAAATCGGGGCCATGATGCATCCGGATTTGCGATGCACGGCACGCGGCGGATGTGCTGCGACCAAAACCGCCCTTCGTATGGTTGAGGCTGTAACGCAGGCGCGTTGA
- a CDS encoding aspartate aminotransferase family protein — MNNFDKTAYWQDIDQQHHIHPFTDTADLNNRGTRVITRAKGVFIEDSHGKQYLDGMAGLWCVNVGYGRKELAEAAYNQMLELPYYNNFFQCANTPAIELSKVLAEITPDGLNHVFYANSGSEANDTVVRMVRQYWKLKGQPERTYIISRKNAYHGSTIAGASLGGMAGMHSQGGPMLPDVVHIDQPYWYGEGGDHTPEEFGLIAARKLEEKIEELGADRVGAFIGEPIQGAGGVIIPPSTYWPEIQRICKKYDILLIADEVICGFGRTGNWFGSDTFDIKPDLMPMAKGMSSGYLPISAVMVGERVADVLINECGEFTHGFTYSGHPAAAAVALENIRIIRDEKLVERVRDDIGPYFAEKLKTLADHPLVGAVETVGLIAGIPLVDNKATRKPFDKPGTVGTICRDACVENGVIMRACGDRMVASPPLCITHDEVDELVKRARAAFDATARKIGKM, encoded by the coding sequence ATGAATAATTTCGACAAAACCGCCTATTGGCAGGATATCGATCAGCAGCACCACATTCATCCGTTTACCGATACGGCCGACCTTAACAATCGTGGCACACGCGTGATTACACGCGCCAAAGGCGTCTTCATCGAAGATTCGCACGGTAAACAGTATCTGGACGGCATGGCTGGCTTGTGGTGCGTCAATGTCGGTTATGGCCGCAAGGAACTTGCCGAAGCCGCCTATAACCAGATGCTGGAATTGCCCTACTACAACAACTTCTTCCAGTGCGCGAACACGCCTGCGATCGAGCTTTCCAAAGTTCTTGCAGAAATCACGCCCGATGGTTTGAACCACGTATTTTATGCCAACTCCGGGTCGGAAGCGAACGACACGGTCGTGCGCATGGTGCGCCAGTACTGGAAGCTTAAAGGCCAGCCGGAACGCACCTACATCATCAGCCGCAAGAACGCCTATCACGGCTCGACCATTGCCGGGGCATCGCTTGGCGGGATGGCCGGGATGCATTCACAGGGCGGGCCGATGCTGCCTGATGTTGTGCATATCGATCAACCGTACTGGTACGGCGAAGGCGGCGATCATACCCCCGAAGAATTCGGCCTGATTGCCGCACGCAAGCTTGAAGAAAAAATCGAAGAACTTGGTGCCGACCGCGTCGGCGCCTTCATCGGCGAACCGATCCAGGGTGCCGGTGGCGTGATAATTCCGCCATCAACCTACTGGCCGGAAATTCAACGCATCTGCAAAAAATACGACATTCTTCTGATTGCAGATGAAGTCATTTGCGGATTTGGCCGTACCGGCAACTGGTTTGGCTCCGACACGTTCGATATCAAGCCGGACCTGATGCCAATGGCAAAGGGCATGTCGTCGGGTTACCTTCCGATTTCGGCCGTTATGGTCGGTGAACGGGTTGCTGACGTCCTGATCAACGAATGCGGCGAATTTACCCACGGCTTCACCTATTCCGGCCACCCGGCAGCCGCCGCCGTAGCCTTGGAAAACATCAGGATCATTCGCGATGAAAAGCTTGTTGAACGTGTCCGCGATGATATCGGTCCGTACTTTGCCGAAAAACTTAAAACCCTTGCCGATCATCCGCTGGTCGGGGCAGTTGAAACCGTCGGCCTGATTGCCGGTATTCCGCTGGTCGATAACAAGGCGACCCGCAAACCGTTCGATAAACCGGGCACGGTGGGCACGATCTGCCGGGATGCCTGTGTTGAAAATGGCGTTATCATGCGAGCCTGCGGTGATCGCATGGTGGCATCACCTCCGCTTTGCATCACGCACGACGAAGTCGATGAGCTGGTCAAACGCGCACGTGCCGCGTTTGATGCAACAGCCAGGAAAATCGGCAAAATGTAG
- a CDS encoding glutamine synthetase family protein, with the protein MNKSFVEDSRAEAQRFFEANPDIELVELLIPDVNGVFRGKRISKQKFLKSFHEGINMPGSVCLVDITGDNPEGTGMLWSSGDQDNIAKPIPGTLHAVPYGELPLAQVMMSLYNLDGTKFFADPRNVLQAVVDRLAADGFYPTVALELEFYLADQNEQTAAPLPPAPLGGGIASDGVQVYGLQQIEDFEKVLHDAVAELNRQGIPADTIVAEAGPGQFEINLGHVNDPMQAADHAMQLKRVVKGIAWDHGVTATFMAKPYSDQAGNGLHVHVSLRDEEGNNALSPKGDEDVSDLLLNAIGGLQASMFESMAIFAPNPNSYRRFQNKAYAPMSPNWGLNNRTVALRIPAGSPQAARIEHRVSGADANPYLVLACVLAGMHYGIKNKLDPGDPIVGNGYEQHGGKIVPRSMISALDRFVEGDIVKEYLGERFVEVFDICRRSEYDEFFSEVTPLEYRWYLDAV; encoded by the coding sequence ATGAACAAGTCGTTCGTCGAAGACAGTAGGGCGGAAGCTCAACGATTCTTTGAAGCAAATCCGGATATAGAACTTGTCGAATTACTCATTCCTGATGTGAACGGGGTGTTCCGGGGCAAGCGAATCAGCAAGCAGAAGTTTCTTAAAAGCTTCCATGAAGGCATCAACATGCCGGGTTCTGTGTGTCTGGTGGATATCACCGGCGACAACCCGGAAGGTACCGGCATGCTTTGGTCCAGTGGTGATCAGGACAATATCGCCAAGCCAATCCCGGGAACCCTGCATGCGGTTCCCTATGGTGAGCTACCGTTGGCACAGGTCATGATGAGCCTGTATAACTTGGACGGTACAAAATTCTTTGCCGATCCGCGCAACGTTTTGCAGGCGGTTGTGGATCGTCTGGCAGCGGATGGTTTCTATCCGACCGTGGCGCTGGAACTTGAATTCTATCTTGCCGATCAGAACGAACAAACTGCCGCACCCTTGCCACCCGCACCGCTTGGCGGCGGGATCGCGTCGGATGGTGTGCAGGTCTATGGCCTCCAGCAGATCGAGGATTTCGAAAAAGTCCTTCACGACGCGGTTGCCGAACTGAACCGTCAGGGCATTCCTGCTGATACAATCGTTGCCGAAGCTGGCCCCGGCCAGTTCGAGATCAATCTGGGTCATGTCAATGATCCGATGCAGGCGGCAGACCACGCGATGCAGCTTAAGCGCGTTGTCAAAGGTATTGCCTGGGATCATGGTGTGACCGCGACATTCATGGCAAAACCCTATTCCGATCAGGCGGGTAACGGATTGCACGTTCATGTGTCGCTACGTGACGAGGAAGGAAATAACGCCCTGTCGCCCAAGGGCGACGAGGATGTTTCGGATCTCCTGTTGAACGCTATTGGCGGCTTGCAGGCGTCGATGTTTGAAAGCATGGCGATTTTTGCGCCAAATCCGAATTCCTACCGTCGGTTCCAGAACAAGGCCTATGCGCCGATGTCTCCAAACTGGGGGCTTAACAACCGTACGGTTGCCCTGCGTATCCCAGCCGGTAGCCCGCAGGCCGCGCGTATCGAACATCGTGTGTCGGGCGCGGATGCCAACCCGTATCTGGTTCTGGCCTGCGTTCTTGCAGGGATGCATTACGGCATCAAGAACAAGCTTGATCCAGGTGATCCGATTGTTGGTAACGGCTATGAACAGCATGGCGGCAAGATCGTCCCGCGCAGCATGATTTCTGCACTTGATCGTTTTGTCGAGGGTGACATCGTCAAGGAATATCTGGGGGAACGGTTTGTCGAGGTATTCGATATCTGTCGACGTTCCGAATATGATGAATTCTTCTCGGAGGTCACGCCGCTTGAATACCGCTGGTATCTTGACGCGGTATAA
- a CDS encoding NAD(P)/FAD-dependent oxidoreductase, with amino-acid sequence MLKRLYQSPAYQTATLPDSYWVASAGHLPECDQMPDEGTITADVAIIGGGYCGLSAALELAESGIDVAVFDAGRSGWGASGRNGGFCCMGGSGKSYAQLSKKFGDDQTRHFAKLQRSAIDLVASRLEEWNIDADRHSDGEVILAHKANRVAELRKEAEENNHFTGIESEFLTKDELRERGLCAQETHAGLHVKKGFGLHPLKYLAGLHRACVTKGVRIFEQATIEDLQDTGDGYILTCKNVRISANKVVIATNGYSAENLPDWIGGRLMPVFSGILVTRPMSDHELATQGWTSDLMAFDTRILLHYFRKLPDNRFMFGGRGGITATPAAFDDAKQHLLAHFRRMFPAWQDVEITHHWNGLACLSQSFRPYLGRVPGHRDVWTGLAWHGNGVALGSLAGKMLGQQILGAKGPDDVGAIMGTPPDRFPLSKFRRIGRSLAYRYYGLRDEFA; translated from the coding sequence ATGCTCAAACGCCTTTATCAATCCCCCGCCTATCAAACCGCCACCCTGCCCGACAGCTATTGGGTTGCCAGTGCTGGCCATCTGCCCGAATGTGATCAAATGCCCGATGAGGGCACCATCACGGCCGATGTCGCGATCATTGGTGGCGGTTATTGCGGCCTGTCAGCTGCACTGGAACTGGCAGAAAGCGGCATTGATGTTGCGGTATTCGATGCCGGGCGTTCCGGATGGGGCGCATCAGGGCGCAATGGTGGATTTTGCTGCATGGGCGGAAGCGGCAAAAGCTATGCACAGCTTTCAAAGAAGTTTGGTGATGACCAAACACGCCATTTTGCCAAACTTCAACGCAGTGCGATTGACCTTGTCGCATCGCGGCTTGAAGAGTGGAATATTGATGCTGATCGTCATTCGGACGGGGAAGTCATACTGGCGCACAAAGCCAATCGGGTGGCGGAATTGCGCAAAGAGGCCGAGGAAAATAATCATTTTACCGGTATCGAAAGCGAATTCCTGACCAAGGACGAGCTTCGCGAACGCGGTCTTTGTGCGCAGGAAACCCATGCAGGATTGCACGTCAAAAAAGGTTTTGGCCTGCATCCGTTGAAATATCTGGCCGGACTGCATCGTGCCTGTGTAACCAAAGGTGTTCGGATATTTGAACAGGCGACCATTGAAGACCTCCAAGACACCGGGGACGGTTACATCCTGACCTGCAAAAATGTGCGAATTTCGGCGAACAAGGTCGTTATCGCCACTAATGGCTACAGCGCCGAAAACCTGCCAGACTGGATCGGCGGGCGATTGATGCCGGTCTTTTCGGGTATTCTTGTCACCCGACCGATGTCAGATCATGAGCTTGCAACGCAAGGCTGGACCAGCGACCTGATGGCGTTTGATACCCGCATCTTGCTGCACTATTTCCGTAAACTCCCTGATAATCGGTTCATGTTTGGCGGTCGCGGCGGCATCACGGCAACCCCCGCCGCATTTGATGATGCAAAACAGCATCTGTTGGCGCATTTTCGCCGGATGTTCCCCGCATGGCAGGATGTTGAAATCACCCATCACTGGAACGGTCTTGCCTGCCTTTCGCAGTCGTTCCGCCCCTATCTTGGTCGGGTTCCGGGGCATCGGGACGTCTGGACGGGACTTGCATGGCATGGCAACGGCGTCGCACTTGGAAGTCTGGCCGGGAAAATGCTGGGTCAGCAAATTCTGGGCGCCAAGGGCCCGGATGATGTCGGTGCCATCATGGGGACACCACCGGATCGTTTCCCGTTATCAAAGTTTCGCCGGATCGGCCGCAGTCTTGCCTATCGATATTATGGTCTGCGTGACGAGTTTGCGTAA